The following DNA comes from Trueperaceae bacterium.
GATGTGCTCCACCAGCACCACCGCCATGCCGCCCTCGGCCAGGGAGCGCACGAAACCGATCATCTCCTTGAGCGCGGGCGGGTTGAGGCCGGCCATCAGCTCGTCGAGGAAGAGGACGCGTGGCTCGACCGCCAACGCCCTGGCGAGCTCGAGCCGCCTGCGCCGCGCGAGGTTGAGGTCGGCGGACGGCTGCAGCGCGCGGTCGGCGAGGCCCACGAGCTCGAGCGCGTGGTGCGCCGCCCGCTCGGCGGCCGCGCGCCCCGGGGCTCGCAGGAACGCCGGGATGAGCACGTTCTCGAGCACCGTTAGTCCCTCGAAGGGGCGCTCTATCTGGAAGGTGCGGCCCATGCCCAGGCGCGTGCGCGCGTAGGGCGCCAGGCGCCCTACGTCGCGCCCGAAGAGGCGCACCGTCCCGCGCCGCGTCCTGGCGTAGCCGCTGAGGGCGTTGAAGAGCGTCGACTTGCCGGCGCCGTTGGGGCCGATGATGCCGACGATACTGCCTTCGTCCACGGCGAGCGACACGTCGTTCACGGCGATCAGGCCGCCGAACTGCACCGTGACGCGCTCAGCCTCCAGAGCTCTCGACATACCGCCTCCGGACGGTCCGCGCCCGCAGGGCGCCCATCAACCCCCGCGGCACGAACAGGACCACCATCACGATGAGGAGCCCGTAGATGAGCAGGTTGGCCTGGGCGAAGGCGGTGCGGAACGCCTCGCCCGCCAGGGTGAGGAGCGCCGCGCCGACGAGGGGGCCGAACAGGGTGCCCCGCCCACCGATGATGGCGACGAGCGCTATGCGAACGCTCAGGTGCAGCTCGAACATCGGTTGCGGTTGCAGCGCCGAGAGGAAGACGCCGTAGATGCAGCCGCCAAGCGCCGTGAGGCCGCCGGACAGGACGAAGGCCCACGACTTCACCGCCACCGGGTCGATGCCGGCCGCCTGGGCCGCCTCCTCGTCCTCGCGCACGGCGCGCATCTGGTAACCGAGCTTTCCGCGCGTGACCGCCAGCACCACCACCAGGACCAGCAGCAGGTAGGCGAGCGCGAGCCAGAACTCCGTGTGGCGGCTGAACAGGTCGAGGCCGAACGGCTCCTTCAGGTCGAAGATGAAGATGCCGACGGCGCCGCCGGTGAGCCCGCGCTCGTTGATGGCCACGAGGCGCAGGATCTCGGCGACGGCGATGGTGGACAGCACGAAGTAGGCGCCCCGCAACCCGAAGGTGAGGCGACCCCACAGGAACGCCAGGACGGCGGCGAGCAGGACGGCGAGTAGGGCGCCCCACCAGGGCGCCAGGTCGAACTTGCCCGCCGTGACGGCCACCGTGTAGGCGCCGAGCCCCACGAAGGCGGCGTGACCGAGGCTCGTCTGGCCCGTCCAGCCGCCCAGGAGGTCCCAGGCGCTCGCCCAGCCGGCCAGGAGCAGCAGGCCGATGCCGAGCGAGAGCGAGCTGGGGAAGAGGAGGTACCAGGCGACGCCGGCCGCCGCCACGACGCCAAGGCCCAACCAGCTGCCCGCCTCGCCGCGGCCGCGCCCGCCGGTCATACGCGTTTCACCGTGCGCCCGAACAGCCCCTCGGGGCGCAGGAGCAGGACGAGGAGGAACGCCAGCAGGCCGTAGGCGTCGCGGTAACCGGAGGAGAGGTAGGAGGCGCCCATGAACTCGACGACCCCGAGCAGGAGCCCGCCGCCGATGGCACCCGGCACGCTGCCCAGCCCGCCAAGCACCGTCACGACGAACGCCTTGAGCGTGTAACCGGAGCCGACCGTCGGCACCGCGAACAGCAGGGGCGCGAGGATCACGCCGGCGCACATGGCCACCGCCATGCCGAGCCCGAAGACGAGGGCGTGGATGCGCGGCGTGTCGATGCCGACCAGCTCGGCGCCAAGGCGGTTCTGGGCCGTGGCGCGCACGGCGCGGCCGAACTCGGTGCGGGTGAGCACGAGCCACAACGCCACGATCGATGCCACGGTGAGCGCGCCGGCGATGAGCTGCGCCACCGGCAGGCGCACGCCCGCCACCGTGACGGTCGCCGTGGCGTACGGCACGTAGATGGACATGGGCTCGGCGCCGAAGACGAGGAACAGCACGTTCGAGATCACCAGCGCCAGGCCGAGGGTGGCGAGCAGGGTGGCGTCGGGCGGAGCGTCGATGAGGCGCGTGAGCACGGTGCGCTGCAGGAGGGCGCCGACCACGAAGCCGAGGGGGGCGGCCACCAGGAGGGAGACGTACGGGTCGAGCCCCAGGTACTTGAAGCAGACGATGGCGGTGTAGATTCCCACGGCCACGAACTCGCCGTGCGCGAAGTTGATCACGCGCATGACCCCGAAGATGAGCGACAGCCCGACGCCGATCAGCGCGTAGATGCCGCCGATCAGGAGGCCGCCCGTCAGGTTCTGGAGGAAGGGAGCCAGCCCCTCCAAGGTCACCGGCTCCCTTCGTGCGTGGTCGTCAGCAAGTCAGGTGAGCGTCAACGCGCGTCCCAGGCGGGGGTCTCGAGCAGGTCGTTGACCACCTTGCCGTTGACGAACACCGTCACGAACTCGCCGTTCACCACCTGCTCGGCGACGGCCGGCAGCGGCGCCTGGTTCTTGTACCCGGCGTAGTCCTCGAAGGTGATCGGCCCGAACACCGTGTCGGGGAGGTCGGTGGCGCGCAGGGCGGCGCGCACGTCGTCGGGCTCGAAGGAGGCGGCGCGCGACAGGGCGTCCACGGCCGTGATGATGGCGACGTACGCCTCGGCGGCGTGGTAGGACGGCGTGCGCCCGAGGATGGCGCTCAGGCGCTCGTTCAGCTCGGCCGCGCCCGGGTACGGGACGTCCTTGGTCCACATGGTGGCGGTGTACACGTAGTCGGCGGCCGGGCCGGCGCCCTCGATGAAGCCCGGCAGCGCGAAGCCGGCGGCGCCACCCGCGAACACCTTGGCGTTCAGGCCGACCTCCTGCACCTGACGCATGAGCGCCACGGAGTCGGCGGCGTAAGACACCATGAACAGGACGTCGGGGTTGAGGGCCTTGAAGCGGTTGAGGATGGGGCGGAAGTCGGCGCCCGTCTGGTCGTAGTCCTGACGCTGCAGCACCGTGTAGCCGCGCGCCTTGGCCATCTCGTCGACGGCGTCCGCGACGGAGGTCTCGAAGGCGCCGTTGCCGTGGATGGTCACGACCGTCTTGAGGGTGCCGGCGCCGCGCTCGGCGTTTATCTGGTCGAACACGTCGAACAGGGTGGTCGCGTAGGCGAACGACGGCTGGTTGATGCGGAACACCCAGTCGGAGCCGGGCTTGGTGATGGCGTCGTCTGCCGACGTGTAGACGACGAACGGTCGCTTCTGGCGCGTGAAGTACTGCGCCAGCGGACCCGTGATGGAGGAGGAGTACGCCCCCATGACGAGCGGCAGCCCCTGGTTCACTAGCTTCTCGCCGGCCGTGAGGGCGGCGTTGACCTCGGAGGTGTCGTCCTCGTAGACGACCTCGACGGTGCGCCCGTTCACGCCGCCGGCGGCGTTCACGTCCTCCAGCGCCGCCTTGATGCCGGCCTGGTGCTGCTCCCCGAACTCCGCGAACCGGCCGGTGATGCTCGTGATCACCCCGATCTTGACGGTGTCCTGCGCCAACGCCGCGCCGGCCGTCAAGGCCAGCGCCGCAACGAACGCGACGACGAGTGCTCGCTTCATGCTTCGCCCCTCCCTGCTGTGCTGTCACCGGCAAGTTACCAGGGTGAGCGGCGGTCGGCGGGCGCGCAGGTACGGTGGGGCGTACAAATCGGCGTGGCCGGTGAGCTTGCGCGGTGCCCGGAGGGGTAGACTCCGTATTCATCCGTAGGACCGGACCCACCGTGTTGCAGCCAGCCTCACCCACACCACCGCCACTTCGGACCCGGCCGGTAGCCCCGCGCCGGCGAGGCGGGAGGTCTCCGTGCTGCTGACCCTGCTTGGCGGGCTCGCGCTGTTCCTGACGGGCATCTACCGGATCTCCGGCGCGCTGCAGGACATGCTCGGCCCGGCGTCGCGGCGCTGGATGGCGTTCGCGACGCGCTCTCCCCTCGTGGCGCTGCTCATGGGCACCGGCGTGGCGGCCGCCACGCAGAGCGCCACCGCCACCGCCATCACCATCCTCGGCCTCGTCGGGGGTGGGCTGGTGGCCGTGAAGGAGGGGATCGCCCTCCTCCTCGGCGCGAAGCTCGGCGCCACGCTCGCCATGCAGCTCGCCGCCTTCCACCTCTCCGACTACGCGCTGCCCATGGTAGGCGTCGGCTACGTCCTGGCCATGTGGCGTCGCGCCGCCGCCGTCGGCGGCTTCCTGTTCGGCGCCGGCCTGCTCTTCTTCGGCCTCGACATCACGGTGCAGTCGGTGTCCGGGCTCAGCAGCAGCGACGCCTTCAACGTGCTCGTGGCGGCCGCGGAGCAGCAGCCGCTCGCCGTGCTCGTGCTCGGCGCGGTGCTCGGCATGATGCTGTCGAGTTCGAACGCCGCCACGGCCGTGGCCCTCGGCCTGCACGTCGCCGGGGCCATCTCCCTCGAGACGGCCGTGGCGCTCGTCGTCGGCGGCAACGCCGGCTCGGCGTTCATGCCGCTCATGGTGTCGCGCACCTTCGACTCGAACGCGCAGCGGACGGCGCTCATGCAGATGGTGGTGCTGGCGCTCG
Coding sequences within:
- a CDS encoding branched-chain amino acid ABC transporter permease, with the protein product MEGLAPFLQNLTGGLLIGGIYALIGVGLSLIFGVMRVINFAHGEFVAVGIYTAIVCFKYLGLDPYVSLLVAAPLGFVVGALLQRTVLTRLIDAPPDATLLATLGLALVISNVLFLVFGAEPMSIYVPYATATVTVAGVRLPVAQLIAGALTVASIVALWLVLTRTEFGRAVRATAQNRLGAELVGIDTPRIHALVFGLGMAVAMCAGVILAPLLFAVPTVGSGYTLKAFVVTVLGGLGSVPGAIGGGLLLGVVEFMGASYLSSGYRDAYGLLAFLLVLLLRPEGLFGRTVKRV
- a CDS encoding ATP-binding cassette domain-containing protein, coding for MSRALEAERVTVQFGGLIAVNDVSLAVDEGSIVGIIGPNGAGKSTLFNALSGYARTRRGTVRLFGRDVGRLAPYARTRLGMGRTFQIERPFEGLTVLENVLIPAFLRAPGRAAAERAAHHALELVGLADRALQPSADLNLARRRRLELARALAVEPRVLFLDELMAGLNPPALKEMIGFVRSLAEGGMAVVLVEHIMQAVTELCEEVVVLAFGEKIAHGAPAVVMNDERVVEAYLGGADE
- a CDS encoding branched-chain amino acid ABC transporter permease, with product MTGGRGRGEAGSWLGLGVVAAAGVAWYLLFPSSLSLGIGLLLLAGWASAWDLLGGWTGQTSLGHAAFVGLGAYTVAVTAGKFDLAPWWGALLAVLLAAVLAFLWGRLTFGLRGAYFVLSTIAVAEILRLVAINERGLTGGAVGIFIFDLKEPFGLDLFSRHTEFWLALAYLLLVLVVVLAVTRGKLGYQMRAVREDEEAAQAAGIDPVAVKSWAFVLSGGLTALGGCIYGVFLSALQPQPMFELHLSVRIALVAIIGGRGTLFGPLVGAALLTLAGEAFRTAFAQANLLIYGLLIVMVVLFVPRGLMGALRARTVRRRYVESSGG
- a CDS encoding ABC transporter substrate-binding protein, with the translated sequence MKRALVVAFVAALALTAGAALAQDTVKIGVITSITGRFAEFGEQHQAGIKAALEDVNAAGGVNGRTVEVVYEDDTSEVNAALTAGEKLVNQGLPLVMGAYSSSITGPLAQYFTRQKRPFVVYTSADDAITKPGSDWVFRINQPSFAYATTLFDVFDQINAERGAGTLKTVVTIHGNGAFETSVADAVDEMAKARGYTVLQRQDYDQTGADFRPILNRFKALNPDVLFMVSYAADSVALMRQVQEVGLNAKVFAGGAAGFALPGFIEGAGPAADYVYTATMWTKDVPYPGAAELNERLSAILGRTPSYHAAEAYVAIITAVDALSRAASFEPDDVRAALRATDLPDTVFGPITFEDYAGYKNQAPLPAVAEQVVNGEFVTVFVNGKVVNDLLETPAWDAR